A genomic segment from Rubrobacter tropicus encodes:
- a CDS encoding DUF4386 domain-containing protein, whose translation MNPQKIARVTGVLFLITIVLSIPAQFVLYGPVLNDPDYVVGAGADALVHWGALLEVITALACIGTAVVLFPIVKRQNEAVALGYVTVRVLEAGVIVAGIVSIVSVVTLRQDFAGAAGADAASLLAAGKTLVAFHDATFLLGPGILAGLGNGVLLGYLMYSSRLVPRYLAVLGLVGGPLVSASGIAMLLGLYGPVSIWAVIATVPEFFWELLLGIWLIVRGFDPSAAILSEPDKTDPKETGKKSLSVA comes from the coding sequence ATGAATCCTCAAAAGATCGCAAGAGTAACCGGCGTATTGTTCTTGATCACCATCGTCCTCTCGATCCCGGCGCAGTTCGTCCTGTACGGCCCCGTGCTGAACGACCCCGACTACGTCGTCGGCGCCGGCGCCGACGCCCTCGTGCATTGGGGGGCGTTGCTCGAAGTGATTACCGCCCTCGCCTGTATCGGCACCGCCGTCGTGCTGTTTCCGATCGTCAAGCGGCAGAACGAAGCAGTCGCCCTTGGCTACGTCACCGTTCGTGTCCTCGAAGCCGGCGTCATCGTCGCCGGCATCGTCAGCATCGTTTCGGTGGTGACGTTGCGGCAGGACTTTGCGGGGGCCGCGGGCGCGGATGCCGCCTCGCTGCTCGCGGCCGGCAAGACGCTTGTTGCGTTCCATGACGCGACCTTCCTGCTAGGTCCCGGCATCCTTGCCGGCCTCGGAAACGGGGTTTTGTTGGGCTACCTGATGTACAGCTCCAGGCTCGTTCCACGCTACCTTGCCGTGTTGGGGCTCGTCGGCGGCCCCCTGGTCTCCGCTTCGGGGATCGCGATGCTGCTCGGGCTCTACGGGCCAGTCTCCATCTGGGCGGTAATCGCAACGGTCCCTGAGTTCTTTTGGGAGCTATTGCTTGGCATCTGGCTCATCGTGAGAGGATTCGATCCATCGGCCGCGATCCTTTCCGAGCCTGACAAAACAGACCCGAAGGAGACAGGCAAGAAGAGCTTATCAGTAGCGTAG
- a CDS encoding NAD(P)/FAD-dependent oxidoreductase — protein sequence MQETNRHELRYDVVVVGGGSAGLSAALVLGRSRRRTLVLDSGEPRNAPSSGVHGFFSRDGIPPEELLEVGREQLEPYPSVEVCSTRVTGTSGDNGDFEVTLENRTVVRARKLLLATGVVDELPEKPGFTELWGRGVYHCPYCHGWEVRDRPLAVLNSGEGAAERAAFIRNWSRDLVLLTDGPTNLNEEGRRTLRALDIPVREERISHLEGGAAGGLRRIHFEDGSPLEREGLFYVPPQRQGSGLAKMLGCEIVAMGQAPAGVKSDPATRETTVAGVYVAGDGGNAVQSALLAAASGAKAAFFMNHALVADEVAAAVGAAT from the coding sequence GTGCAAGAGACGAATAGGCACGAACTCCGGTACGACGTCGTGGTGGTAGGCGGAGGCTCTGCGGGTCTGAGCGCCGCGCTGGTCTTGGGCCGCTCGCGCAGGCGGACGCTGGTACTGGACTCTGGTGAGCCACGCAACGCCCCTTCTTCCGGCGTCCACGGCTTTTTCTCCAGAGACGGGATCCCGCCGGAAGAGTTACTCGAGGTAGGTCGGGAGCAGTTGGAGCCGTACCCGAGCGTCGAGGTGTGCTCAACGCGGGTTACCGGCACCAGCGGTGACAACGGCGACTTCGAGGTAACCCTGGAGAACCGGACGGTCGTGAGAGCTCGCAAGCTCCTGCTAGCGACCGGCGTCGTCGATGAGCTGCCCGAGAAGCCGGGTTTCACGGAGCTCTGGGGACGGGGCGTCTACCACTGCCCGTACTGCCACGGCTGGGAGGTCCGCGACAGGCCACTCGCGGTCCTAAACTCCGGCGAGGGGGCGGCGGAACGCGCGGCCTTCATCCGCAACTGGAGCCGCGACCTCGTGCTACTCACCGACGGACCCACGAACCTGAACGAAGAAGGGCGACGGACGCTCCGCGCCCTCGACATACCGGTGAGGGAAGAGAGGATCTCGCACCTGGAAGGCGGAGCGGCCGGAGGCTTGAGGCGCATCCACTTCGAGGACGGTTCCCCACTGGAGCGCGAGGGCCTCTTCTACGTGCCGCCACAGCGCCAGGGCTCCGGGCTGGCCAAGATGCTCGGCTGCGAGATCGTGGCGATGGGCCAGGCGCCGGCCGGCGTGAAGAGTGACCCGGCGACGCGGGAGACGACCGTGGCGGGGGTGTACGTCGCCGGTGACGGGGGCAACGCCGTCCAGAGCGCGCTGCTTGCCGCGGCATCCGGGGCCAAAGCGGCGTTCTTCATGAACCACGCCCTCGTGGCCGACGAGGTTGCCGCAGCGGTCGGCGCAGCGACGTGA
- a CDS encoding FAD-binding oxidoreductase, with translation MTTPTTAEVGRGSREPPVVEIDGFRGWLISADHADYDLARAIWNGAIDRRPRLIARCIGTADVVAAVRFARDHDLEIAIRGGGHNVAGTAVCDDGIVIDLSAMRAVRVDPADRRAWVQGGALWGDVDHETQLHGLATTGGIVSHTGVAGLTLGGGIGWLMRKYGLTVDNLLAAEVVTADGELLRASEDEHPDLFWALRGGGGNFGVVTSFEFRLHSVGPAVLAGPILWDAADAGEVLRFYRDFVRDAPDELGTVVRFGAAPPLPGIPEDLHWRPVVMVGTCYAGPIEDGERVLRPLRASRTPLLDLVGPTPYVGWQSSLDSAVVHGWNYYWKATHLPELRDDLIDVIAEHAFSCSSPRSYVAMFHLKGAVSRAAEGGTAFGNRQASHAITLDAVWLPGENFGDQDTAWTRGFFAALGRFREGVYVNFLGGDEDPDRVREAYGDAVYDRLAGVKAKYDPDNVFHHNQNIGPREMKARTVAT, from the coding sequence ATGACGACACCGACAACCGCGGAAGTCGGACGCGGGAGCAGGGAGCCACCCGTCGTGGAGATCGACGGGTTCCGAGGCTGGCTCATCAGTGCCGACCACGCCGACTACGACCTCGCCCGTGCAATCTGGAACGGTGCCATCGACCGGCGCCCGCGCCTGATCGCCCGATGCATCGGGACCGCCGACGTGGTCGCGGCCGTGCGTTTCGCCCGCGACCACGATCTGGAGATCGCCATACGAGGCGGGGGCCACAACGTGGCGGGCACCGCCGTTTGCGACGACGGGATCGTCATCGACCTCTCGGCGATGCGGGCCGTGCGGGTCGATCCCGCCGACCGCAGGGCCTGGGTGCAGGGTGGTGCGCTGTGGGGCGACGTCGATCACGAGACGCAGCTGCACGGTCTGGCCACCACCGGCGGAATCGTGAGCCACACCGGCGTCGCCGGACTCACCCTCGGCGGCGGCATCGGCTGGCTGATGCGCAAGTACGGTCTCACGGTCGACAACCTACTCGCCGCCGAGGTCGTGACGGCCGACGGCGAGCTGCTGCGGGCGTCCGAGGACGAGCACCCCGACCTGTTCTGGGCGTTGCGAGGCGGCGGCGGCAACTTCGGCGTGGTCACCTCGTTCGAGTTCCGCCTCCACTCCGTCGGGCCCGCCGTCCTGGCCGGCCCCATCCTCTGGGACGCGGCCGACGCCGGGGAGGTTCTCCGCTTCTACCGCGACTTCGTCCGCGACGCTCCCGACGAGCTCGGCACGGTCGTGAGGTTCGGCGCCGCGCCGCCGCTACCGGGCATCCCCGAGGACCTGCACTGGCGCCCGGTGGTGATGGTCGGTACCTGCTACGCCGGGCCGATCGAGGACGGTGAGCGGGTACTCCGCCCGCTCCGCGCATCCCGGACTCCCCTCCTCGACCTGGTCGGGCCCACGCCGTACGTGGGATGGCAGAGCTCGCTCGACTCGGCCGTCGTCCACGGTTGGAACTACTACTGGAAGGCCACCCACCTCCCCGAGCTCCGCGACGACCTCATCGACGTGATCGCCGAGCACGCGTTCTCCTGCTCGTCGCCGCGGTCGTACGTGGCGATGTTCCATTTAAAGGGAGCGGTGAGCCGAGCGGCCGAGGGCGGGACGGCGTTCGGGAACCGCCAGGCGTCGCACGCGATCACCCTCGACGCTGTGTGGCTGCCCGGCGAGAACTTCGGCGACCAGGACACCGCTTGGACGAGGGGATTCTTCGCCGCCCTCGGCCGCTTCCGCGAAGGCGTCTACGTCAATTTCCTCGGCGGCGACGAAGACCCCGACCGGGTCCGCGAGGCTTACGGAGACGCCGTCTACGACCGGCTGGCGGGCGTGAAAGCCAAGTACGACCCCGACAACGTCTTCCACCATAATCAGAACATCGGCCCGCGCGAGATGAAGGCGAGGACCGTGGCGACATAG
- a CDS encoding winged helix-turn-helix transcriptional regulator codes for MRNTGFVRTYGQYCPIARGAEIFAERWTPLIIRNLYLGCGSFSEILEGVPGLSRTLLSERLKQLERLRIVESAPKPRGRGSHYQLTPAGHDLFKVCASLGEWGARWLEIAPEHLDPFVALWSMCNALRRDELPDRRVVIRFDFTGRPRRERYWLLIDLGDTEICKKYPGLDEDLYITAEAEAFVKWHAGQLTWAAATRDRRIQLHGPSWLVRAFPTWNARSMFADIKPISLRAASGPG; via the coding sequence GTGCGCAATACTGGCTTCGTGAGGACGTACGGCCAATACTGCCCCATCGCCCGTGGCGCCGAGATCTTCGCCGAGCGCTGGACACCGCTGATCATCCGCAACCTGTACCTTGGCTGCGGAAGCTTCAGTGAGATCCTGGAGGGCGTGCCCGGACTTTCCCGCACGTTGCTCTCAGAGCGGCTCAAGCAACTCGAACGCCTCAGAATCGTCGAGTCGGCACCCAAACCCCGGGGGCGTGGGAGCCACTACCAGCTCACGCCCGCCGGTCATGACCTCTTCAAGGTCTGTGCGTCGCTCGGCGAGTGGGGCGCCCGCTGGCTCGAGATCGCTCCCGAGCACCTGGATCCGTTTGTGGCCCTGTGGTCGATGTGCAACGCGCTCCGCCGGGACGAGCTCCCCGATCGGCGCGTCGTCATCCGCTTCGACTTCACCGGCCGCCCGCGCCGCGAGCGCTATTGGCTACTCATCGACCTCGGAGACACCGAGATCTGCAAGAAGTACCCCGGCCTCGACGAGGATCTCTATATCACGGCGGAAGCCGAAGCCTTCGTCAAATGGCACGCCGGCCAGCTCACCTGGGCCGCGGCCACTCGCGACCGCCGCATCCAACTCCACGGCCCCTCGTGGCTTGTCCGAGCCTTCCCGACCTGGAACGCCCGCAGCATGTTCGCTGACATCAAGCCGATCTCCCTAAGAGCCGCGAGTGGCCCAGGCTGA
- a CDS encoding IclR family transcriptional regulator gives MKNRDGMLAKGLSLLETLGGHPEGAGVSQVAQETSLPVSTTYRLLNELVDWGFATFDRETRRYHLGLKVFELSSRVSLTRSLSETALPVMRRLAESTGESAFLGVRTGTDALLVERVAGPGRVQVNGVIGGRTPLHRLAQGKAILAFLPKHEREEVIDRMTLEPETPKTITDKEILRRDLETTRKQGWAMVDEENEEGVRAIAAPVTDARDRPLAAIAIAAPAFRSSVRDLKAHVPLLLEAVREIELQLPPSSELVTSS, from the coding sequence ATGAAAAACCGAGACGGCATGCTGGCGAAAGGGCTCAGCCTCCTGGAGACATTGGGTGGACACCCCGAAGGTGCGGGCGTCAGCCAGGTGGCCCAAGAAACGTCTTTGCCGGTGAGCACCACTTACAGGTTGTTGAACGAGTTGGTGGATTGGGGCTTCGCGACGTTCGACCGGGAGACCCGACGCTACCATCTGGGCCTGAAGGTTTTCGAGCTGAGCAGCCGGGTGAGCCTGACCAGGAGCCTCTCGGAGACGGCGTTGCCGGTGATGCGGAGGCTGGCCGAATCGACCGGCGAGTCGGCCTTCTTGGGCGTGCGCACGGGGACCGACGCCCTGCTCGTCGAAAGGGTGGCGGGCCCTGGACGGGTCCAAGTCAACGGCGTCATTGGCGGCCGCACGCCCCTCCACCGGCTGGCGCAAGGGAAGGCCATCCTGGCCTTCCTGCCCAAACATGAGCGCGAAGAGGTCATCGACCGGATGACCTTGGAGCCCGAGACACCCAAAACCATCACCGACAAGGAGATTCTGCGCCGGGATCTCGAGACCACCCGAAAGCAGGGATGGGCGATGGTAGACGAGGAGAACGAGGAGGGCGTACGGGCTATCGCGGCCCCGGTGACCGACGCACGAGACCGGCCGCTGGCCGCGATCGCGATCGCGGCCCCCGCGTTCCGCTCCTCGGTGCGGGACCTGAAGGCCCACGTGCCGTTGCTCCTGGAAGCCGTGCGCGAGATAGAGCTGCAACTTCCTCCGAGCAGCGAACTCGTGACGTCCAGTTAG
- a CDS encoding amidohydrolase family protein: MTQTDPLMETAGAVRTGIIDCDVHPSPRSMDEIRGYMPMPWKDRYQGGGRGFYSNPVHGSRLDAVPPGGGPAGSDPGFLREQLTEAYGTAHAILLPRAFCNMHPDPDYGTAIAAAFNDWLAETWLGEYNHDGLFKGSITVAHQDPQAAAREIDRWADHPHFVQVMTDSGARAPFGQRQYYPIYEACERNGLPLAIHPGTDGMGVNVQPSPGYPTRYIEWHTCLSLSFQAHLVSFVTEGVFERFPGFRVVLVEGGVSWLPALTWRMDAEWKALRSEVPWLTRPPSEYVKDHVRLTTQPLERPDSDKHLLNVFEAMDAGSVLMFASDYPHWDFDSPTHAFPKMPDELRERIFSENARSFYGLG; the protein is encoded by the coding sequence GTGACTCAGACCGATCCGCTGATGGAGACCGCGGGGGCGGTCAGAACAGGCATCATCGACTGCGATGTGCATCCGTCGCCGCGAAGCATGGACGAGATCCGGGGGTACATGCCGATGCCGTGGAAAGACCGCTACCAGGGCGGTGGACGCGGCTTCTACAGCAACCCCGTGCATGGAAGCAGGCTGGATGCCGTGCCTCCGGGCGGCGGGCCCGCAGGCTCGGATCCCGGCTTTCTGCGGGAGCAGTTGACGGAGGCATACGGCACGGCGCACGCGATCTTGTTGCCTCGTGCCTTCTGCAACATGCACCCCGACCCGGACTACGGTACCGCAATAGCCGCGGCGTTCAACGATTGGCTCGCCGAGACGTGGCTCGGGGAGTACAACCACGACGGGCTGTTCAAGGGTTCGATCACCGTTGCCCACCAGGATCCGCAGGCGGCGGCGCGCGAGATCGATCGTTGGGCGGATCACCCGCACTTCGTGCAGGTGATGACCGACTCCGGCGCCCGGGCGCCGTTCGGCCAGCGGCAGTATTACCCGATCTACGAGGCCTGCGAGCGCAACGGCCTGCCGCTCGCCATTCATCCCGGCACGGACGGCATGGGCGTCAACGTCCAGCCGAGTCCCGGCTACCCGACCCGCTACATCGAGTGGCACACGTGCCTCTCCTTGAGCTTCCAGGCGCACCTCGTTAGCTTTGTGACCGAGGGCGTCTTCGAGCGCTTTCCCGGTTTTCGGGTCGTCCTGGTCGAGGGTGGCGTGTCGTGGCTGCCCGCGCTGACCTGGCGCATGGACGCTGAGTGGAAAGCGTTGCGCTCGGAGGTGCCGTGGCTGACGCGTCCCCCGAGCGAGTACGTGAAGGACCACGTGCGGCTCACGACCCAGCCGCTGGAGCGCCCGGATTCCGACAAGCACCTGCTCAACGTGTTCGAGGCGATGGACGCCGGGAGCGTCCTCATGTTCGCGAGCGACTACCCGCACTGGGACTTCGACTCCCCTACGCACGCCTTCCCCAAGATGCCCGACGAGCTGCGCGAGCGCATCTTTTCCGAGAACGCTCGTTCGTTCTACGGGCTGGGCTAA
- a CDS encoding Rieske (2Fe-2S) protein — translation MGRHVVGRVGELPPGDRKVVEVEGRSIGLFNVNGRFHALKNSCPHQAAPLCLGSVKGMTMPGKPGEYVWDREGEILRCPWHGWEFDILTGRSVFNPHKTRVRSYEVTVEPPAEFGDEERVETYPVSVEDGLVVVHL, via the coding sequence GTGGGCCGCCACGTCGTCGGACGGGTCGGCGAGTTGCCGCCCGGGGACCGCAAGGTGGTCGAGGTCGAGGGCCGTTCGATAGGCCTCTTCAACGTGAACGGGCGCTTCCACGCACTTAAGAACTCCTGCCCCCACCAGGCCGCGCCCTTGTGTCTGGGCTCCGTGAAGGGCATGACCATGCCGGGTAAGCCCGGCGAGTACGTCTGGGACAGGGAAGGAGAGATCCTGCGCTGCCCCTGGCACGGCTGGGAGTTCGACATCCTCACCGGACGCAGCGTCTTCAACCCGCACAAGACGCGGGTGCGAAGCTACGAGGTGACCGTGGAGCCGCCCGCGGAATTCGGCGATGAGGAGCGCGTGGAGACCTACCCCGTCTCCGTGGAGGACGGGCTCGTCGTCGTTCACCTGTAG
- a CDS encoding beta-galactosidase, which produces MSGEGGVPWYRSTYRWGQTNLTEVDPVRYDEGWWRAYWRRTRIQGVIVNAGGIVAYYPSRYPLHHRAEHLGDRDLYGEICAAAREEGLVVVARMDSNRADERFYVEHPDWFTVDAEGRPYRAGDLYVSCVNSPYYEEYLPGILEEVIERNHPEGFADNSWSGLPRENICHCENCARGFRDATGYALPEKKDWGSDAYRRWILWNYARRVEVWELNNRVTKAAGGPDCLWIGMNAGEIEVQSERFRDHKAICERTEIFFLDYQGRRDPRGFQGNADAGKLIHGLFGWDRLIPESTALYGQGQPTFRVGSKPEPEARLWALEGFAGGIQPWWHHIGAYHEDRRQYKTAEPLFRWHEENEEHLIDRKPLANVGVVWTQRNTDFYGQDEVEDRVTLPYRGVVNALIRARIPYVPVHADHVGRDAGRLDVLVLPNVGSLSDEQCADIRRFVEGGGGLVATGESSLYDEWGDRRGDFALSDLFGAHATGAHHGSAGAADPSWETWSKHSYLRISPELRAGVDGPATGDEPVVRDKRRPAFSGFEETDLLPFAGRIEVVGADPAAATSLAFVPPFPIFPPELSWMRHPTSGVPGLVLNESAGGRVAYAPADLDRCFGRDGHPDHARLLANLVRWAAGDAIPLSVEGPGLIDCHPYGQPGRLVLHLVNLTNAGAWPALLDELVPVGPLKARVRLPEGVDAGRVRLLVSGHETEGHVKDGWATIDIPSVTDHEVVVVE; this is translated from the coding sequence CCTACTACCCGAGCAGGTACCCGCTCCACCACCGCGCCGAGCACCTCGGCGACCGCGACCTCTACGGCGAGATCTGCGCCGCCGCCAGGGAGGAGGGCCTCGTCGTCGTCGCCCGGATGGACTCCAACCGGGCCGACGAGCGCTTCTACGTCGAGCACCCGGACTGGTTCACCGTCGACGCCGAGGGGCGCCCCTACAGGGCTGGAGACCTCTACGTCTCCTGCGTCAACAGCCCGTACTACGAGGAGTACCTGCCGGGCATCCTCGAGGAGGTAATAGAGCGGAACCACCCCGAAGGCTTCGCGGACAACAGCTGGAGCGGCCTGCCGCGCGAGAACATCTGCCACTGCGAAAACTGCGCGAGGGGGTTCCGCGACGCAACGGGGTACGCCCTGCCCGAGAAGAAGGACTGGGGCAGCGACGCCTACCGGCGCTGGATCCTCTGGAACTACGCCCGGAGAGTGGAGGTCTGGGAGCTCAACAATCGCGTCACCAAGGCCGCCGGTGGTCCGGACTGCCTCTGGATCGGCATGAACGCCGGCGAAATAGAGGTCCAGAGCGAGCGCTTCCGGGACCACAAGGCCATCTGCGAGCGAACGGAGATCTTCTTCCTCGACTACCAGGGTCGCCGCGACCCGAGGGGCTTTCAGGGCAACGCCGACGCCGGGAAGCTTATCCACGGCCTCTTCGGCTGGGACAGGCTGATCCCGGAGAGCACGGCCCTGTACGGACAGGGCCAGCCGACCTTCCGCGTCGGCAGCAAGCCTGAACCGGAGGCCCGCCTGTGGGCCCTCGAGGGCTTCGCCGGCGGCATACAGCCCTGGTGGCACCACATCGGCGCCTACCACGAGGACCGTCGCCAGTACAAGACGGCGGAGCCCCTCTTCCGGTGGCACGAGGAGAACGAAGAGCACCTGATCGACCGCAAGCCCCTCGCGAACGTCGGCGTCGTGTGGACCCAGCGCAACACGGATTTTTACGGCCAAGACGAGGTCGAGGATCGCGTAACGCTGCCCTACCGAGGTGTCGTGAACGCCCTCATCCGCGCCCGCATCCCGTACGTCCCGGTCCACGCCGACCACGTCGGGCGGGACGCCGGGCGCCTCGACGTCCTCGTCCTCCCGAACGTCGGCTCCCTCTCGGACGAGCAGTGCGCGGACATACGCCGCTTCGTCGAGGGCGGCGGCGGCCTGGTCGCGACGGGGGAGAGCAGCCTCTACGACGAGTGGGGCGACAGGAGGGGAGACTTCGCCCTATCTGACCTCTTCGGCGCGCATGCCACAGGCGCCCACCACGGTTCCGCGGGGGCGGCCGACCCGAGTTGGGAGACCTGGTCCAAGCACAGCTACCTGCGTATAAGCCCCGAGCTCCGGGCCGGCGTGGACGGACCCGCCACGGGGGACGAACCTGTGGTTCGAGACAAACGCCGCCCCGCGTTTTCGGGCTTCGAGGAGACGGACCTGCTGCCGTTCGCAGGCAGGATCGAGGTGGTCGGCGCCGACCCGGCCGCCGCGACGTCGCTCGCCTTCGTGCCGCCCTTCCCGATCTTTCCGCCCGAGCTCTCCTGGATGCGCCACCCGACAAGCGGGGTCCCTGGCCTCGTCCTCAACGAATCCGCCGGCGGACGGGTGGCCTACGCCCCGGCGGACCTGGACCGCTGCTTTGGTCGCGACGGCCACCCGGATCACGCCCGCCTCCTCGCGAACCTGGTCCGCTGGGCGGCCGGCGACGCCATCCCCTTGAGCGTGGAGGGACCGGGCCTAATCGACTGCCACCCCTACGGGCAACCGGGACGCCTCGTACTCCACCTGGTCAACCTCACGAACGCCGGCGCCTGGCCGGCGCTGCTCGACGAACTGGTGCCAGTGGGCCCCCTGAAGGCACGCGTCCGCCTCCCGGAAGGCGTCGACGCGGGCCGGGTGCGTTTGCTGGTGTCGGGCCATGAGACGGAGGGGCATGTCAAAGACGGTTGGGCCACCATCGACATCCCGTCGGTGACCGACCACGAGGTCGTGGTCGTCGAGTAA